In Saimiri boliviensis isolate mSaiBol1 chromosome 12, mSaiBol1.pri, whole genome shotgun sequence, one genomic interval encodes:
- the LOC104651513 gene encoding cytochrome c oxidase subunit 6C, with the protein MNVKNSPGPFFHQSGRTSVLRLAYVSRTVTTMASEVLAKPQMRGLLARRLRIHMVGAFLVSLGVAALYKFGVAEPRKKAYADYYKNYSPEKDFEEMKAGIFCSIK; encoded by the coding sequence ATGAATGTAAAGAATAGCCCAGGTCCATTTTTCCATCAGTCTGGAAGGACGTCGGTGTTGAGGTTGGCGTACGTATCAAGGACAGTAACTACCATGGCTTCTGAAGTTTTGGCAAAACCTCAGATGCGTGGCCTTCTGGCCAGGCGTCTGCGAATTCATATGGTTGGAGCATTCCTGGTATCCCTGGGGGTTGCAGCTCTCTATAAGTTTGGTGTGGCTGAACCAAGAAAGAAGGCATACGCAGATTACTACAAAAATTACAGTCCCGAGAAAGATTTTGAGGAGATGAAGGCTGGTATCTTTTGTAGTATAAAGTGA
- the RPS15A gene encoding small ribosomal subunit protein uS8, protein MVRMNVLADALKSINNAEKRGKRQVLIRPCSKVIVRFLTVMMKHGYIGEFEIIDDHRAGKIVVNLTGRLNKCGVISPRFDVQLKDLEKWQNNLLPSRQFGFIVLTTSAGIMDHEEARRKHTGGKILGFFF, encoded by the exons ATGGTGCGCATGAATGTCCTGGCTGATGCTCTGAAGAGCATCAACAATGCCGAAAAGAGAGGCAAACGCCAGGTGCTTATTAGGCCGTGCTCCAAAGTCATCGTCCGGTTTCTCACTGTGATGATGAAGCATG GTTACATTGGCGAATTTGAAATCATTGACGatcacagagctgggaaaattGTTGTGAACCTCACAGGCAGGCTAAACAAG TGTGGTGTGATCAGCCCCAGATTTGATGTGcaactcaaagatctagaaaaatggcagaataatcTGCTTCCATCCCGCCAGTTTGG TTTCATTGTATTGACAACCTCAGCTGGCATCATGGACCATGAAGAAGCAAGACGAAAACACACAGGAGGGAAAATCCTGGGATTCTTTTTCTAG
- the ARL6IP1 gene encoding ADP-ribosylation factor-like protein 6-interacting protein 1, whose protein sequence is MAEGDNRSTNLLAAETASLEEQLQGWGEVMLMADKVLRWERAWFPPAIMGVVSLVFLIIYYLDPSVLSGVSCFVMFLCLADYLVPILAPRIFGSNKWTTEQQQRFHEICSNLVKTRRRAVGWWKRLFTLKEEKPKMYFMTMIVSLAAVAWVGQQVHNLLLTYLIVTSLLLLPGLNQHGIILKYIGMAKREINKLLKQKEKKNE, encoded by the exons ATGGCGGAGGGAGATAATCGCAGCACCAACCTGCTG GCTGCAGAGACTGCAAGTCTGGAAGAACAGCTGCAAGGATGGGGAGAAGTGATGCTGATGGCTGATAAAGTCCTTCGATGGGAAAGAGCCTGGTTTCCACCTGCCATCATGGGTGTGGTTTCTTTGGTGTTTCT gATTATCTACTATCTAGACCCATCTGTTCTGTCGGGCGTTTcctgttttgttatgtttttgtgcTTGGCTGACTACCTCGTTCCCATTCTAGCGCCTAGGATTTTTGGCTCCAATAAATG gacCACTGAACAACAGCAAAGATTCCACGAAATTTGCAGCAATCTAGTAAAAACTCGACGCAGAGCTGTGGGTTGGTGGAAACGCCTCTTCACactaaaggaagaaaaacctAAGATG TACTTCATGACTATGATCGTTTCCCTTGCTGCGGTTGCTTGGGTGGGACAGCAAGTCCACAACCTGCTTCTTACCTACCTCATAG tgacTTCCTTACTGTTGCTTCCTGGACTAAACCAACATGGAATCATTTTGAAGTACATTGGAATGGCCAAAAGGGAGATAAACAAActtctcaaacaaaaagaaaagaaaaacgaatAA